The Athalia rosae chromosome 4, iyAthRosa1.1, whole genome shotgun sequence DNA segment CCTCTGGAAACTCTTTTGAGAAACTTTGCTAGACTTGAAATTTAACATAAACATTATCAAGCcgagaaaaattaacaactGTGAACAGAACTTTAGGACGGcagtgtataggtatacgagtgAAGGCTATTTATAAGTATCAGATCGCGCAGGTTGCGTAAAAAGCATAGTGATAATGTACCTTACAAAAACGATGTAAAATATATGATTATGATACCAATAATCGATACCAATTTAAATTTCCCGAGAGCATCACACCGAAACAGTCGAATTAATTTTGTGTGACAGCTTCATTCAGGACTTAAGAAGCCTTCCAACAATACAATCAAATTCTTTATACCttctaaataattcaaatccaAAGTGTCGCTGTCAGCAGGAAAAACATGGGCAAAATCGATCATATTTACTCGCACCCAATTTTGCTTCTCTTCAGGAGTCATTGTCAATTCGTCTAATAAAATGGCGTAGTCCTCTTTAATTTTGATAATGTCCTTGTCGAAATTATTTGTATATGAATGGGTACGACATAACTTCTCAATAACAATATTCATACCTTTACCACATGAGTTATTCCTGATAAGGCTGGACTCCCCGGAAAAATTCGGACTAGGTGGTGGATGAAATGATTCAGATCTTCTTAGACTGTCGTTTCTCTTCAGACTTTGAGACCGCTTAATCAATTTGGTGTTGTTGCGTCTCATGAAGATAGGTGATATTGCAGGTGTGGCTATTGGGGAATGGttattgattgttttttgaaaaataggtCCACTTTCGGTCAATTGACCAGAAAAACCCTCATCACCTGAAGAACCCGATGGTTGTAcattcaattttaaagatgATGATCTTGCTAttgaagatattttcaaattattatttaatccCAGCAAACCGATGTTGATAGATGGTTTCTGTATAGTTCGACTAGAATATTGTCGTAAGCGTTTAGCATCGTACGCAAGTAATACAGAGCTCGCATAAAACCTCAATTTAGTTTGCAAGCGGAAAA contains these protein-coding regions:
- the LOC105687554 gene encoding inositol polyphosphate multikinase isoform X2, translated to MDVPHQLVMSQEGPGRSCWRNRPTKFECQISSPSIEYELPYGMTPLESQVGGHAFSESSGTIGMLKSRDGLIYKPIEKPLLGEREITFYERLQESTDSSIHELREYTPQYYGTKELKLAVKFLILEDLTAGMSEPCVMDVKIGKQTWDPLAGPAKRAGEEKKYAKCKENYGFCIPGFQVYRLSTGFIKKYSKDYGKKLDKEMVVEAMELFLNANPGQPPCRKLIVQLLSTLWKILAFFRLQTKLRFYASSVLLAYDAKRLRQYSSRTIQKPSINIGLLGLNNNLKISSIARSSSLKLNVQPSGSSGDEGFSGQLTESGPIFQKTINNHSPIATPAISPIFMRRNNTKLIKRSQSLKRNDSLRRSESFHPPPSPNFSGESSLIRNNSCGKGMNIVIEKLCRTHSYTNNFDKDIIKIKEDYAILLDELTMTPEEKQNWVRVNMIDFAHVFPADSDTLDLNYLEGIKNLIVLLEGFLSPE
- the LOC105687554 gene encoding inositol polyphosphate multikinase isoform X1 — protein: MDVPHQLVMSQEGPGRSCWRNRPTKFECQISSPSIEYELPYGMTPLESQVGGHAFSESSGTIGMLKSRDGLIYKPIEKPLLGEREITFYERLQESTDSSIHELREYTPQYYGTKELKLGNKSVKFLILEDLTAGMSEPCVMDVKIGKQTWDPLAGPAKRAGEEKKYAKCKENYGFCIPGFQVYRLSTGFIKKYSKDYGKKLDKEMVVEAMELFLNANPGQPPCRKLIVQLLSTLWKILAFFRLQTKLRFYASSVLLAYDAKRLRQYSSRTIQKPSINIGLLGLNNNLKISSIARSSSLKLNVQPSGSSGDEGFSGQLTESGPIFQKTINNHSPIATPAISPIFMRRNNTKLIKRSQSLKRNDSLRRSESFHPPPSPNFSGESSLIRNNSCGKGMNIVIEKLCRTHSYTNNFDKDIIKIKEDYAILLDELTMTPEEKQNWVRVNMIDFAHVFPADSDTLDLNYLEGIKNLIVLLEGFLSPE